In Sphingobacterium sp. PCS056, the following proteins share a genomic window:
- a CDS encoding RagB/SusD family nutrient uptake outer membrane protein — protein MKKTFLIYALLGFGLGSCNKDYLGREPESSIKPEDSFKTVKDLGLFTKSFYDVALPSAEGVYNESVDNIVKSTLDDEITGKRIVPVSGGGWTWDNLRNINFFLENCFKTVPENLAAPYAAEARFFRAYFYFDKLKRFGDVPWYDQVISQYDEEQLSRSRDPRTLVVNNIMADLDYAIKNLGTEVNDEQVNKWTALALKSRVALFEGTFRKYHKEFNLPDAEVLLKQAAAASYEIMESKKYSIYNAAGTDSYGALFRSVDNIDKEVMLTRKFSDGLQIWHNVNYYTITASYGKPGLEKNLVNSYLMKDGSRFTDKPNYDKMTFKDEIVDRDPRLSQTIRTPGYKRIGGAAPVAPNFGNSVTGYQLIKFVGDVKYDNFNRSVNPMPIFRYAEVLLNYAEAQAELGVIKQSDLDMSIKLLRDRVGMPNLDLAQAISRPDLYLAQDYDPNNVMGAFKGVILEIRRERRVELVMESFRWDDIRRWKVGQMVTRQFKGMYFPGTGKYDLDNDGKDDVWIYEGDKPVAKNIQLLKLGSEILLENGNSGNVIINKHITKKFDEGRDYLYPLPVQELQLNPNLKQNPFWVN, from the coding sequence ATGAAAAAGACATTTTTAATATATGCATTGCTAGGTTTTGGTCTTGGATCTTGTAATAAAGACTACTTGGGACGAGAACCTGAGTCCAGTATAAAACCTGAAGATTCCTTTAAAACAGTGAAGGATCTAGGTTTATTTACCAAATCATTTTATGATGTTGCACTTCCTTCAGCAGAAGGGGTTTACAACGAATCTGTTGATAATATAGTTAAATCCACGTTGGATGATGAAATAACGGGTAAGCGAATTGTACCTGTAAGTGGAGGTGGATGGACATGGGATAATTTGCGTAATATCAATTTTTTTCTTGAAAACTGTTTTAAAACCGTACCTGAAAATTTAGCGGCGCCTTACGCTGCTGAAGCCAGATTTTTTAGAGCCTATTTTTATTTTGACAAACTGAAGCGTTTCGGAGATGTGCCTTGGTATGATCAAGTGATCAGCCAATATGACGAAGAGCAATTGTCACGTTCGCGCGATCCACGGACGTTAGTTGTCAATAATATTATGGCCGATTTGGACTATGCAATTAAGAATCTCGGTACCGAAGTCAATGATGAACAAGTAAATAAATGGACCGCATTGGCATTGAAATCACGGGTAGCATTGTTTGAAGGGACGTTCCGGAAATACCATAAGGAATTTAATTTACCGGATGCCGAAGTGCTGCTCAAACAAGCCGCTGCTGCATCGTATGAAATTATGGAGAGTAAGAAATACAGTATCTATAATGCGGCAGGTACAGACTCGTACGGTGCTTTGTTTAGAAGTGTCGACAACATCGATAAGGAGGTTATGTTGACAAGAAAATTCTCCGATGGACTACAGATCTGGCACAATGTTAATTATTATACCATCACGGCATCTTATGGTAAACCAGGTTTAGAAAAAAACTTAGTAAACTCCTATTTAATGAAAGATGGATCACGATTTACTGATAAACCTAATTATGATAAAATGACTTTTAAAGATGAGATTGTCGATCGCGATCCACGTTTAAGTCAGACAATCCGTACACCGGGATACAAACGTATCGGTGGGGCGGCGCCTGTTGCTCCAAATTTTGGTAATTCAGTCACGGGTTATCAATTAATCAAATTTGTCGGAGATGTCAAATACGATAATTTTAATCGATCCGTAAATCCGATGCCTATCTTTCGATATGCTGAAGTACTATTAAATTATGCCGAAGCTCAGGCAGAATTAGGAGTTATCAAACAAAGTGATTTGGATATGTCAATCAAGTTGCTGCGAGATCGGGTAGGAATGCCAAATCTAGATTTAGCCCAAGCTATAAGTCGGCCAGATCTTTACTTAGCACAAGATTACGATCCCAACAATGTTATGGGCGCTTTTAAAGGGGTGATTTTGGAAATACGGAGAGAACGTCGTGTAGAACTGGTCATGGAATCTTTCCGTTGGGATGATATCAGAAGATGGAAAGTAGGTCAAATGGTGACGCGTCAATTTAAAGGCATGTATTTTCCGGGAACTGGAAAATACGATCTTGATAATGACGGAAAGGATGATGTTTGGATCTATGAGGGAGACAAGCCCGTTGCGAAAAACATACAGTTGTTAAAGTTGGGATCGGAAATATTGTTAGAAAACGGTAACAGTGGAAATGTCATTATCAATAAACATATTACCAAGAAGTTTGATGAAGGACGGGATTATCTATATCCACTCCCAGTACAGGAGTTACAGTTAAATCCTAATTTAAAACAAAACCCTTTTTGGGTAAATTAA
- a CDS encoding FN3 domain-containing metallophosphoesterase family protein, with the protein MMKITPKPLLVFCLLLVLTTGIFAQQQENINITHLPYIQGVTNSSVHIIWTTNKPATGWVELAPDDSSHFYHTARPKFFATEYGFKKVGTVHQVTLTNLKPGTVYRYRVYSQEVLKHVGVQVEYGKIVATNVYKEKPLSFRTLGSSSRTQFAVVNDIHGRNELLNKLLDLSDLPKQDFIVFNGDMVDNLLSENQMFAGFMDTAIKRFASEKPMFYSRGNHETRGPFAIEYPRYFPTPTGKLYYQFNHGETGVIVLDCGEDKPDTDMEYSGIVDMDRYRTEQAEWLERAVENTEFKNAKYKVVICHMPPFGGWHGEQEILDKFVPILNRAGVQVMLSGHLHKHIIKPATAEIKFPIIVNSNNNVLKVDLTSEKGIFLIVDQQGKMVDEVVIKPLH; encoded by the coding sequence ATGATGAAAATTACGCCAAAACCCCTATTGGTATTTTGCTTGTTACTTGTATTAACTACTGGTATTTTTGCGCAACAACAGGAGAATATCAACATTACTCATTTGCCTTATATCCAGGGGGTCACCAATAGTTCCGTTCATATTATCTGGACGACTAATAAACCAGCTACAGGTTGGGTGGAACTTGCACCGGACGATTCATCCCATTTTTATCACACAGCGAGACCAAAGTTCTTTGCTACCGAATATGGTTTCAAAAAAGTTGGAACTGTACATCAGGTTACCTTAACCAACCTAAAGCCGGGCACCGTGTATCGTTATCGGGTATACAGCCAGGAGGTTTTGAAGCATGTTGGCGTTCAGGTTGAATATGGGAAAATCGTTGCAACGAATGTCTATAAGGAAAAGCCTTTGTCTTTCCGGACACTCGGTTCTTCCTCGAGGACCCAATTTGCTGTGGTCAATGATATTCACGGACGAAATGAATTGCTCAATAAACTTTTAGATCTTTCCGACCTTCCGAAACAAGATTTTATTGTCTTTAATGGCGATATGGTTGATAATTTATTAAGCGAAAATCAGATGTTCGCAGGTTTTATGGATACAGCTATTAAACGCTTTGCAAGTGAAAAACCCATGTTCTATTCAAGGGGTAATCATGAAACCCGTGGTCCGTTTGCGATTGAATATCCACGTTATTTTCCAACACCGACAGGAAAGCTTTATTATCAATTTAATCATGGAGAAACAGGAGTCATCGTACTTGATTGTGGCGAAGATAAACCTGATACCGATATGGAGTACAGTGGCATTGTCGATATGGATCGCTACCGTACAGAACAGGCTGAATGGCTAGAGAGAGCAGTGGAAAATACTGAATTTAAAAACGCCAAATATAAAGTAGTTATCTGTCATATGCCTCCATTTGGTGGTTGGCATGGTGAACAGGAAATTCTGGATAAGTTTGTTCCCATTCTTAATCGTGCCGGTGTGCAGGTCATGTTGAGTGGGCACTTGCATAAGCATATTATCAAACCGGCAACAGCAGAGATCAAATTTCCAATTATAGTAAACTCAAATAATAATGTGTTAAAAGTTGATTTGACATCTGAAAAAGGAATTTTTCTAATTGTCGATCAACAAGGTAAAATGGTGGATGAGGTGGTTATAAAACCATTGCATTAA
- a CDS encoding sugar-binding domain-containing protein: MIKQYLGIFLFLFFIHYSATAQEHQKLDGVWRFRLDEKNVGLAQGWQKQDLDKRIAIPGTTDQANYGEKTTGSDFGILTRAYKYYGPAWYQMDFVVPANWKDKRLYLNLERVMWESKVFIDDKEIATYDALSSAHLHDLGYVSPGKHRLTVRVNNDMIHNIGDKGHVYTEYTQSIWNGMVGQVELIAKNAIRLQNPQVFTKISPKKLQIKDTLVNEGGERRNLSLSIILSDRKTKDKVFETKKNIDVRGVRQVLDIEEQMPDLVKLWDDMNPNLYTLSIQVLDKKNNVLDTKEMEIGFREITASKSKIMINGKPVFFRGNLDCVHFPLTGYPAMHVEEWERIFKIYKDYGLNHVRFHSWCPPEAAFQAADRLGLYLQPEVIWLDWWMAADNPGREEMNTKGRPQGLGSNPSADAFTQKEIYRMFASYGNHASFATMSIGNELGNSNFDVMESWLKPYKENDNRRLYAVSSARKITDMDQFIATHYIDKLGGTRGILGAHTDWDFEKVYSQSKIPVIAHEIGQWPVYPKWDEIKKYTGVLKARNFEEFREQARKNNIEEQNEEFVQASGALNQIMYKHEIESFLRTPSAAGIQLLSMQDYQGQGEALIGWLDVFYDSKGITTPEKFRMHNDTTVTLLRIPKFVWKAEEPFLAKVQLAHYGSTDIQDGIYWNIKDEESRVIAKGTFAKRTFARGTSDLVGEIKTNLSAVQKAGKLTVEVGLENRANKNEWQIWVYPTVKKEETKKVYVANRFDAKTEEVLKNGGTVLLDASDLGNLETSDIISYYPLYWSLTFFPGQGKNTIGMIVRDKHPAFKSFPTDSHSDWQWQHIYGGARAFYINDFPASYRPLAQPVDDFHRNNKLASIFEMKVGNGKLLVTGFNIQDEKNIVSQQLRSSLLAYAASDDFDPSFGRDASQLRKTFTYIEPLKTAVPSEFSKAVLYVEAGKLSKKINQNIGWTKDLDQSESKKGTTYTVKADGVWKDETSAAWQGKEIEVDVKVPQGMIGSLYLFFHDWNSNGREADINFEGRDYTLTRHDKEGKWVKLHVMREDSNDGNLKLKIKGTKGPNIMLSKLSLVEDVE; encoded by the coding sequence ATGATAAAACAATACCTAGGAATTTTTCTATTCCTATTTTTTATACATTATTCTGCAACAGCTCAGGAACATCAGAAATTAGATGGGGTATGGCGTTTCCGGTTGGATGAAAAAAATGTAGGGCTGGCACAAGGTTGGCAAAAACAAGATTTAGATAAACGTATTGCTATTCCTGGGACAACCGATCAGGCCAATTACGGTGAAAAAACAACAGGTTCAGATTTTGGGATCTTGACCCGAGCCTATAAATATTACGGTCCCGCTTGGTATCAAATGGATTTTGTTGTACCTGCGAACTGGAAAGATAAACGTTTATATCTAAATTTAGAACGTGTGATGTGGGAGTCTAAGGTTTTTATTGATGATAAAGAGATTGCAACGTACGATGCGTTAAGTTCTGCACATCTTCATGACCTTGGATATGTATCACCCGGAAAGCACCGATTGACGGTACGTGTCAATAACGATATGATCCACAATATAGGAGACAAAGGTCACGTCTACACAGAATATACACAAAGTATTTGGAATGGCATGGTTGGTCAGGTAGAGTTGATTGCTAAAAATGCGATAAGATTACAAAATCCGCAAGTATTTACGAAGATCTCTCCAAAAAAGCTGCAGATAAAAGATACTCTCGTAAATGAAGGCGGGGAGCGTAGAAATCTTTCGCTATCCATCATATTATCAGATCGTAAGACGAAGGATAAAGTCTTTGAGACAAAAAAGAATATTGACGTGCGAGGCGTACGACAAGTATTGGATATAGAAGAGCAGATGCCGGATTTAGTGAAATTATGGGATGATATGAACCCAAATTTGTACACGCTTTCTATTCAAGTTCTAGATAAGAAAAACAATGTGTTGGACACGAAGGAAATGGAAATAGGCTTTCGTGAGATTACAGCTTCTAAGTCAAAAATAATGATTAATGGCAAACCTGTTTTCTTTCGCGGAAACCTAGATTGTGTCCATTTTCCTTTGACAGGATATCCAGCAATGCACGTTGAAGAATGGGAACGTATCTTTAAAATATACAAAGATTATGGTTTAAATCATGTTCGCTTTCACTCTTGGTGTCCTCCTGAAGCTGCATTTCAGGCAGCAGATCGCCTAGGGTTATATCTACAGCCTGAAGTAATATGGTTAGACTGGTGGATGGCCGCAGATAACCCAGGCCGTGAAGAGATGAATACAAAAGGCAGACCGCAAGGGTTGGGCAGTAATCCTTCGGCAGATGCTTTCACACAGAAAGAGATTTACCGCATGTTTGCATCTTACGGTAATCATGCTTCTTTTGCAACCATGTCTATCGGTAATGAGTTAGGCAATTCAAATTTCGATGTGATGGAGTCATGGCTAAAACCTTATAAGGAAAATGATAACAGAAGATTGTACGCAGTTTCATCCGCACGTAAGATCACGGATATGGACCAATTTATCGCGACACATTATATTGATAAGCTTGGTGGTACGCGAGGTATACTCGGAGCACACACCGATTGGGATTTTGAAAAAGTATACAGTCAGTCTAAAATACCTGTCATTGCACATGAAATTGGGCAGTGGCCCGTATATCCGAAATGGGATGAGATAAAAAAATATACCGGAGTATTAAAAGCGCGCAATTTTGAAGAATTCAGAGAGCAGGCGCGCAAAAACAATATTGAGGAGCAAAATGAAGAATTTGTTCAGGCATCAGGAGCATTGAATCAAATCATGTATAAACATGAAATCGAATCTTTCCTAAGAACGCCGTCTGCGGCAGGTATACAGTTGTTAAGTATGCAGGATTATCAAGGTCAAGGCGAAGCACTGATAGGTTGGTTGGACGTATTTTACGATAGTAAAGGAATCACAACACCCGAGAAATTTAGAATGCATAATGATACCACTGTTACCCTCTTGCGTATACCCAAATTTGTATGGAAGGCCGAAGAACCATTTTTAGCCAAAGTGCAACTGGCACATTATGGATCAACCGATATACAGGATGGTATCTACTGGAATATCAAAGATGAAGAGAGTCGTGTAATTGCAAAAGGTACCTTTGCGAAAAGAACATTTGCTAGAGGCACTTCAGATCTAGTTGGTGAAATTAAAACCAATTTATCTGCGGTTCAAAAAGCAGGTAAATTGACCGTAGAAGTTGGTTTGGAAAATAGAGCCAATAAAAATGAATGGCAGATATGGGTATATCCTACAGTTAAAAAAGAGGAAACGAAAAAGGTCTATGTTGCAAATAGGTTTGATGCAAAAACTGAAGAAGTCCTTAAAAATGGAGGGACGGTATTACTGGATGCTTCCGATCTTGGAAACTTAGAGACCTCCGATATCATCAGTTATTATCCATTGTACTGGTCATTAACGTTCTTCCCGGGGCAAGGGAAAAATACCATTGGTATGATCGTAAGAGATAAGCATCCTGCATTCAAAAGTTTTCCTACAGATTCACATAGTGACTGGCAGTGGCAGCATATTTATGGTGGAGCAAGAGCATTTTATATCAATGATTTTCCTGCCTCATACAGACCATTGGCACAACCTGTAGATGATTTTCACAGAAACAATAAGTTGGCATCTATATTTGAAATGAAAGTGGGGAATGGAAAGTTGTTGGTGACTGGTTTTAACATACAAGATGAAAAAAATATTGTAAGTCAGCAACTTCGTTCAAGCTTATTAGCTTACGCCGCTTCAGATGATTTTGATCCAAGTTTCGGTCGTGATGCCTCTCAGTTACGTAAAACGTTTACTTATATCGAGCCCTTAAAGACAGCTGTACCCTCTGAATTTTCAAAGGCAGTTTTATATGTAGAAGCAGGTAAATTGTCTAAGAAAATCAATCAAAATATTGGCTGGACAAAAGATCTCGATCAGAGTGAAAGTAAAAAGGGGACAACCTATACCGTTAAAGCCGATGGTGTTTGGAAGGATGAAACAAGTGCCGCTTGGCAGGGAAAGGAAATAGAGGTAGACGTAAAAGTACCACAAGGGATGATCGGTTCTCTATATCTGTTTTTCCATGACTGGAACAGTAATGGACGTGAAGCAGATATCAATTTCGAAGGACGTGACTATACACTCACCCGCCATGATAAAGAAGGCAAATGGGTCAAACTTCACGTTATGCGGGAAGATTCTAACGATGGTAATTTAAAGCTTAAGATAAAAGGAACGAAAGGACCTAATATTATGCTTTCTAAGCTGTCGCTTGTTGAAGATGTCGAATAA
- a CDS encoding alkaline phosphatase family protein — MMKMKKIIATNLLLILTTVCTALAAGPKSKRIVMIALDGISVEGFKQAHTPNLDALMAEGALSMTTRVVMPSVTLPNWTSHLTGSGPEQHGVVDNGWQIDKFKLPAVVKDAQGYYPSVFTVVKEQMPNVKTAFYYNWINLFYPHNQKNFDEVSYLKDDAYIENYDKAFNFIVKNKKDPTLVFLYSVHTDHAGHSHKWMSPEYIKSIEEADVQIGIFLEKMKKEGLYESTNFMFLSDHGGIEYGHGGVSVDEMIVPWGITGPKIKKGLTIEEPNNTVNTAAMILHLFGLKKPLAWTGEVLESVFK, encoded by the coding sequence ATGATGAAAATGAAAAAAATAATCGCAACTAATTTATTGTTGATTTTGACCACTGTTTGTACAGCGCTAGCAGCTGGACCTAAAAGTAAACGAATAGTAATGATCGCATTGGACGGAATCTCTGTCGAAGGATTCAAGCAGGCACATACACCAAATCTTGATGCTTTAATGGCAGAAGGAGCATTATCAATGACTACTAGGGTGGTCATGCCATCCGTAACCCTTCCCAATTGGACCAGTCATCTTACTGGAAGTGGGCCAGAACAGCACGGAGTAGTAGATAATGGCTGGCAGATCGATAAATTCAAATTACCGGCAGTGGTAAAAGATGCTCAGGGTTATTACCCTTCTGTATTTACCGTTGTCAAAGAACAAATGCCAAATGTTAAAACTGCCTTTTACTATAACTGGATTAATCTCTTCTACCCACATAATCAGAAAAATTTTGATGAAGTTAGCTACTTAAAAGATGATGCCTATATTGAAAATTACGATAAAGCATTTAATTTTATTGTGAAAAATAAGAAAGATCCAACCCTTGTATTCCTTTACTCAGTACATACCGATCACGCCGGGCATAGTCATAAATGGATGTCTCCAGAATACATCAAATCGATTGAAGAAGCTGACGTGCAAATAGGCATATTTTTAGAGAAAATGAAAAAAGAAGGTCTATATGAGAGCACCAATTTTATGTTCTTATCAGATCATGGTGGTATTGAATATGGACATGGCGGTGTAAGTGTAGATGAGATGATCGTACCTTGGGGTATCACGGGGCCAAAAATTAAAAAAGGATTAACAATTGAAGAACCTAACAATACAGTAAATACGGCAGCAATGATCCTCCACTTGTTTGGTCTAAAAAAACCATTAGCGTGGACAGGAGAAGTACTAGAATCTGTGTTTAAATAA
- a CDS encoding alpha-L-fucosidase, giving the protein MINKSKVLVTMLWIMGFSVFAQTKVYLPASSTQPSKYQLEQIKRQYGMFVHFGINTFHNEEWTDGSKPASSYNPTAIDAKQWVATAKNSGMKYIILVAKHHDGFCLWDSKYTEYDVANSGNKTNVVEEVAKECEKQGIRLGLYYSLWDRKENGDVKDVKADFAYNKYMLNQINELLNLAQKHTKVVELWLDGGWEKENYRWPVQQIYSNVKERAPQCQVGVNWTVGSPQNVDQHPILPDDQQEYFPIRYFPSDFRLGDPYLPKNPDPKLFVNQCQVYYMPFETTVVLGKRWFYHTDDNTPRPVTELADLYHKATAQHNILILNVGPNRAGQIKDSDVAVLQQLKVNLGI; this is encoded by the coding sequence ATGATTAATAAAAGTAAAGTACTGGTCACGATGCTATGGATCATGGGTTTTTCGGTTTTTGCACAAACGAAGGTATATTTACCGGCATCATCTACACAACCTAGTAAATATCAGCTGGAACAAATCAAACGTCAATATGGTATGTTCGTCCATTTTGGAATCAATACCTTTCATAATGAAGAGTGGACAGACGGATCTAAACCCGCTTCCTCCTATAATCCGACTGCTATTGATGCTAAGCAGTGGGTAGCTACCGCTAAAAATTCAGGAATGAAATATATAATCCTGGTAGCGAAACATCACGATGGTTTCTGTTTATGGGATAGTAAATATACCGAGTACGATGTTGCTAATTCAGGAAATAAGACAAACGTAGTAGAAGAAGTAGCCAAAGAATGTGAAAAACAAGGAATACGATTGGGACTTTATTATTCTTTATGGGATCGCAAAGAAAATGGAGATGTTAAAGATGTAAAAGCAGATTTTGCTTACAATAAATATATGCTGAACCAAATCAATGAACTATTGAATTTGGCACAAAAGCATACCAAGGTGGTCGAATTATGGTTAGATGGGGGCTGGGAAAAGGAGAACTACCGCTGGCCAGTACAACAGATCTATTCTAATGTAAAAGAGCGGGCACCTCAATGCCAGGTAGGGGTGAACTGGACTGTCGGTTCTCCACAAAATGTTGACCAACATCCTATACTTCCAGATGATCAGCAGGAATATTTCCCTATCCGTTATTTTCCAAGTGACTTCCGCTTAGGTGATCCGTATCTCCCAAAAAATCCAGATCCAAAATTGTTTGTTAATCAGTGTCAGGTATATTATATGCCATTCGAGACAACTGTAGTTTTAGGGAAGAGATGGTTTTATCATACTGATGATAATACGCCACGCCCTGTTACTGAGCTCGCTGATCTTTATCATAAAGCAACGGCTCAGCATAATATTTTGATATTAAACGTAGGACCTAATCGTGCAGGTCAGATTAAAGATTCGGATGTAGCAGTACTACAGCAATTAAAAGTAAATTTGGGTATATAA